In Arthrobacter sp. MN05-02, one genomic interval encodes:
- a CDS encoding MarR family transcriptional regulator, with protein MDAVTSLAPSSPARALAREVLIRGPISRADLAARLGLSVASLTRLSKPLLDAGVLRESDEVAAAAIGRPVRPLEVSPDAHRFVGVKLTGDTAAAVATNLRADVVGSSEAALPGHAVGEVIDAIVDAVAGLGPLAGFSGIGISIGGKVDAGARVLRAPFLGWRDVPLAALVQERTGLPVAVENDVVALTIAEQWFGAGRGEKDFAVLTVGAGVGYGLVINDVVISPPDAGLGLVGHYPLDPAGPRCMEGHRGCSSAVLTIPAICSQFAASTGEQRTYDEILGLASEDHPVAAAVVRAAGEALGLLVSAVANLTMVELVVLSGEGMELADVASEALRASIDYHRDPEAAPIRLSRQPSDFAQWARGAAAVVIQRTILGTLR; from the coding sequence ATGGACGCGGTCACCTCGCTCGCACCCTCCAGCCCGGCCCGGGCGCTCGCGCGCGAAGTCCTCATCCGCGGACCCATCTCCCGTGCCGATCTCGCGGCCCGTCTCGGCCTGTCGGTCGCCAGTCTCACGCGGCTGAGCAAGCCCCTCCTCGACGCGGGCGTCCTCCGGGAGTCGGACGAGGTCGCGGCCGCCGCCATCGGGAGGCCCGTCCGCCCCCTCGAGGTCAGCCCGGACGCGCACCGGTTCGTGGGCGTCAAACTGACCGGCGACACCGCTGCCGCGGTCGCCACGAACCTCAGGGCCGACGTCGTCGGGTCGAGCGAGGCGGCGCTGCCCGGCCACGCCGTCGGGGAGGTGATCGACGCCATCGTCGACGCCGTGGCCGGCCTCGGGCCCCTTGCGGGATTCAGTGGTATCGGCATCAGCATCGGCGGCAAGGTGGACGCCGGTGCGAGGGTGCTGCGTGCCCCGTTCCTCGGGTGGCGCGACGTGCCCCTCGCCGCACTCGTGCAGGAGCGGACCGGGCTGCCCGTCGCCGTCGAGAACGACGTAGTGGCCCTCACGATCGCGGAGCAGTGGTTCGGCGCGGGGCGCGGGGAGAAGGACTTCGCCGTCCTCACGGTCGGCGCCGGAGTGGGTTACGGGCTGGTGATCAACGACGTCGTCATCTCACCGCCCGATGCCGGGCTCGGCCTCGTGGGGCACTATCCGCTCGACCCCGCCGGGCCACGGTGCATGGAGGGCCACCGCGGATGCTCCTCCGCCGTGCTGACCATCCCCGCCATCTGCTCCCAGTTCGCCGCCTCCACCGGCGAGCAGCGGACCTATGACGAGATCCTCGGGCTCGCGAGCGAGGACCACCCCGTGGCTGCCGCCGTCGTCCGCGCGGCGGGCGAGGCGCTGGGCCTCCTGGTGTCGGCTGTCGCGAACCTGACGATGGTGGAGCTCGTCGTGCTGTCCGGTGAGGGCATGGAACTGGCGGATGTCGCCTCCGAGGCCCTGCGGGCATCGATCGACTACCACCGCGACCCGGAAGCGGCGCCCATCCGGCTGAGTCGCCAGCCGTCGGACTTCGCCCAGTGGGCCCGCGGGGCTGCCGCCGTCGTCATCCAGCGCACCATCCTCGGGACACTGCGCTGA
- a CDS encoding hypothetical protein (possible pseudo due to frameshift) has translation MHCGPSTSCRPPSPLTVAGLLFYFVYEPELGILNALLRGVRLDSLTQAWLGQEGTAIWAVIAMSQWQGFGYSTLLFAIAIQRIPQDLYDAASLDGVGPIRRFLQVTVPLTREMTGLMIIVTLSGAFQVFNEVMVMTSGGPNNSSQVLVSWLYRMGFGRNDFGYAAAIATVIFVLTLGVALLQLAITRKRRVEW, from the coding sequence GTGCACTGCGGGCCATCTACTTCGTGCCGTCCGCCATCTCCCCTGACGGTCGCCGGGCTGCTGTTCTACTTCGTCTACGAGCCGGAACTGGGCATCCTGAACGCACTGCTGAGGGGGGTCAGACTGGATTCGCTGACGCAGGCCTGGCTGGGGCAGGAGGGCACCGCGATCTGGGCCGTGATCGCCATGAGCCAGTGGCAGGGCTTCGGCTACTCCACGCTGCTGTTCGCGATCGCCATCCAGCGCATCCCGCAGGACCTCTACGACGCCGCGTCGCTCGACGGCGTCGGCCCGATCCGGAGGTTCCTCCAGGTCACCGTCCCGCTCACGCGCGAGATGACCGGCCTGATGATCATCGTCACGCTCTCGGGCGCGTTCCAGGTGTTCAACGAGGTCATGGTGATGACCAGCGGCGGCCCCAACAATTCGAGCCAGGTCCTGGTCTCGTGGCTGTACCGGATGGGCTTCGGCCGCAACGACTTCGGCTACGCGGCCGCCATCGCGACGGTGATCTTCGTCCTGACGCTGGGCGTCGCGCTCCTGCAGCTGGCCATCACACGGAAGAGGAGAGTCGAATGGTGA
- the frlD gene encoding fructosamine kinase FrlD — protein sequence MRVLGYGDNIVDRFIDRRTSYPGGNSVNFSVFARRLGADAGYLGVFGDDGFGDLLKEALLAESVDISRSITRSGPSGWTNIRLEDGERQFLDWNGGGITLAEPLRPSPADLAYLTGFDVVHSSVYSGIEEHLPTLRAAVARVSFDFSSDDDRRSDTYLAAVCPAVDLAQFSCADLSYRDTRDLLSTAIRFGAGAALATRGTEGALFLDGAAFHEGGAEHVPPSSIVDTMGCGDAYLTAFLLRLVQAGWSRTHRADAVDVAAAMRAAALYSARQCTAEGAFGHGRPFSDADPEAARAALAGPAAPLPRYH from the coding sequence ATGCGCGTTCTCGGCTATGGCGACAATATCGTCGACCGCTTCATCGACCGCCGTACGTCCTATCCCGGCGGCAACAGCGTCAACTTCTCCGTGTTCGCGCGTCGCCTCGGAGCCGATGCGGGATACCTCGGCGTGTTCGGGGACGACGGGTTCGGGGACCTCCTCAAGGAGGCCCTCCTCGCGGAGTCCGTGGACATCTCGCGCTCCATCACCCGGAGCGGCCCGAGTGGCTGGACCAACATCCGGCTGGAGGACGGCGAACGCCAGTTCCTGGACTGGAACGGAGGAGGCATCACCCTCGCGGAGCCGCTCCGGCCCTCCCCCGCGGACCTGGCCTACCTGACCGGGTTCGACGTCGTGCATTCCAGCGTCTATTCGGGCATCGAGGAGCACCTGCCGACCCTGCGGGCCGCCGTCGCCCGCGTGAGCTTCGACTTCTCCTCCGACGACGACCGGCGGTCCGATACCTATCTCGCTGCCGTGTGCCCCGCCGTGGACCTCGCGCAGTTCTCCTGCGCGGACCTGAGCTACCGGGACACCCGGGACCTCCTTTCGACGGCGATCCGGTTCGGCGCCGGCGCGGCCCTGGCGACGCGCGGCACCGAGGGCGCCCTCTTCCTCGACGGAGCTGCGTTCCACGAGGGCGGGGCGGAGCACGTCCCGCCGTCGTCGATCGTGGACACCATGGGATGCGGGGACGCCTACCTCACCGCGTTCCTCCTCCGGCTGGTGCAGGCCGGGTGGTCGCGGACCCACCGGGCCGACGCCGTCGACGTCGCCGCCGCGATGCGGGCAGCCGCCCTGTACTCCGCCCGGCAATGCACGGCGGAAGGGGCGTTCGGCCACGGCCGGCCGTTCTCCGACGCGGACCCGGAGGCTGCGCGCGCCGCCCTCGCCGGTCCGGCCGCCCCGCTGCCTCGTTACCATTAG
- a CDS encoding TetR family transcriptional regulator — MHGQYLEDDGRARTDEQGGTSGRGGSLRTGGTPAAAPRRRHDPGRRGRLIDVAIGVIAEYGVAGTTHRRVAAAADVPLGSMTYHFAGMDDLLHAAFTRLAGRTADVFDTVLSRAGTVEEAGDAVVGLITGTTLNGSETMLASLELYALAARRPEFRTITDAWMARSREALHTHFDPQTALMLDALIEGTTLHRALSLDPMPVSTVRTAVERIIRP; from the coding sequence GTGCACGGGCAGTATCTCGAGGACGACGGGCGAGCCCGCACCGACGAGCAGGGCGGGACGAGTGGACGGGGCGGTTCCCTCCGGACCGGCGGGACCCCTGCTGCCGCGCCCCGGCGGCGTCACGACCCCGGGCGTCGCGGACGTCTGATCGACGTGGCCATCGGAGTGATCGCCGAGTACGGCGTCGCGGGGACCACGCACCGCCGGGTCGCGGCGGCCGCGGACGTGCCCCTGGGGTCGATGACCTACCACTTCGCCGGCATGGACGACCTCCTCCACGCGGCGTTCACGCGCCTCGCCGGGAGGACGGCGGATGTCTTCGACACTGTCCTGTCCCGCGCCGGCACCGTCGAGGAGGCGGGCGACGCCGTCGTCGGCCTCATCACCGGGACCACCCTGAACGGGTCCGAGACGATGCTCGCCAGCCTCGAGCTCTACGCCCTGGCGGCACGGCGGCCGGAGTTCAGGACGATCACCGACGCCTGGATGGCCCGCAGCCGCGAAGCACTCCACACGCACTTCGATCCGCAGACGGCCCTCATGCTCGACGCCCTGATCGAGGGCACCACACTCCACCGGGCTCTCTCGCTGGATCCCATGCCCGTCTCCACCGTCCGCACCGCCGTCGAGAGGATCATCCGGCCATGA
- the yurO gene encoding sugar ABC transporter substrate-binding protein gives MKNVRLRVCAVSAAALMGLTACGGGTDVEAADLTAAPEYEGTLSILTKFGGEPLSPYFEDLAADYTALHPDVDFEIIQETDQSIKDKTKTLVASSALPDIYFSWTGDYADKFIESGLATDLSTVLSPDSEWGSTFGAASLDAFAQDGKYYAVPLYNNGKFMGYNKSIFASAGVAVPTTFEELIAACPKLEAQGVEPLAFGNKDGWPGLHFLQQLFAYNVPQDVLEKDFVPATASWDHPGYAKSLEEFQTVVQHCTATGSDSNGVLYSTAQQAQSAGQAAMYFQEILEFDSVVTDGSAITAEDFGIFALPAPEGAEGDAAALEGSPEGMMVNARSPRQALAVDFLKFATSKANAETLAGPPFSQPSTIVGAVSESTASPAVVEGVAKLNEASYLLGWLDAVTVPDVADAWLAGGEALVSGSETPEEVLSNVRAASDSAE, from the coding sequence ATGAAGAACGTCCGACTGAGAGTATGTGCGGTGTCCGCCGCGGCACTGATGGGCCTCACGGCCTGTGGAGGCGGAACCGACGTCGAGGCGGCAGACCTCACGGCCGCGCCGGAATACGAGGGGACGCTGTCGATCCTCACGAAGTTCGGCGGCGAGCCGTTGTCGCCCTACTTCGAGGACCTCGCAGCCGACTACACGGCCCTGCACCCGGACGTGGACTTCGAGATCATCCAGGAGACCGACCAGAGCATCAAGGACAAGACCAAGACCCTCGTGGCCTCCTCGGCACTGCCGGACATCTACTTCTCCTGGACCGGTGACTACGCCGACAAGTTCATCGAGAGCGGGTTGGCCACGGATCTGAGCACTGTGCTCTCGCCCGACTCGGAGTGGGGGTCCACCTTCGGGGCAGCATCGCTCGACGCGTTCGCGCAGGACGGCAAGTACTACGCCGTCCCCCTCTACAACAACGGCAAGTTCATGGGCTACAACAAGAGCATCTTCGCGTCGGCCGGCGTCGCCGTGCCCACCACCTTCGAGGAACTGATCGCCGCCTGCCCGAAGCTGGAGGCGCAGGGCGTGGAGCCGCTGGCCTTCGGGAACAAGGACGGCTGGCCCGGCCTGCACTTCCTCCAGCAGCTGTTCGCCTACAACGTGCCCCAGGACGTCCTCGAGAAGGACTTTGTCCCCGCGACGGCCAGCTGGGACCACCCCGGGTACGCGAAGTCGCTCGAGGAGTTCCAGACGGTGGTGCAGCACTGCACGGCCACGGGCTCCGACTCCAACGGTGTGCTGTACTCCACGGCGCAGCAGGCGCAGTCCGCCGGCCAGGCAGCCATGTACTTCCAGGAGATCCTGGAGTTCGACTCGGTGGTCACGGACGGTTCGGCGATCACCGCCGAGGACTTCGGCATCTTCGCCCTGCCCGCTCCCGAGGGGGCCGAGGGCGATGCAGCAGCGCTCGAGGGGTCGCCCGAGGGCATGATGGTCAACGCGAGGTCCCCCCGCCAGGCGCTCGCCGTCGACTTCCTCAAGTTCGCGACCAGCAAGGCCAACGCGGAGACACTCGCCGGGCCGCCCTTCAGCCAGCCGAGCACGATCGTGGGCGCCGTCTCCGAATCGACGGCGAGCCCCGCCGTCGTCGAGGGTGTCGCGAAGCTCAACGAGGCCAGCTACCTCCTCGGGTGGCTCGACGCCGTGACCGTCCCCGACGTCGCGGACGCGTGGCTCGCCGGCGGCGAGGCGCTGGTGTCCGGATCCGAGACTCCCGAAGAGGTTCTGAGCAATGTCCGCGCCGCTTCAGACAGCGCCGAGTAG
- a CDS encoding 3-hydroxyisobutyrate dehydrogenase, which yields MATIGWIGLGNMGGPMTANLVKAGHTVRGFDLNAEAVAAAEATGVTSVSGIADAVKGADVVFTMLPKGDHARAVYLGDDGVLAHADTSTLLIDSSTIDIEAAAALHRAAAEKGFRFVDAPVSGGISGAKAGTLTFMVGGEEGAVKDATAFIEPMAKNVIPTGGATTGQAAKICNNLMLLINLASTAEGAVLADRLGLDKQVFWDIASVSSGDSWALRTWYPMPGVVETAASNNDFAPTFTTELANKDIGLALAAARDTDTPLEIGEHVQQLFQRLIDQGEGGKDCSMIIKLVDGSL from the coding sequence ATGGCAACGATCGGCTGGATAGGACTCGGAAACATGGGCGGTCCGATGACCGCCAATCTGGTGAAGGCGGGCCACACGGTGCGGGGTTTCGACCTCAACGCCGAGGCCGTGGCAGCGGCGGAGGCCACGGGCGTCACCTCGGTGTCGGGGATCGCGGACGCCGTGAAGGGCGCCGACGTGGTCTTCACGATGCTGCCGAAGGGGGACCACGCCCGGGCGGTCTATCTCGGTGACGACGGCGTCCTGGCACACGCCGACACCTCGACCCTCCTCATCGACTCGTCCACGATCGACATCGAGGCCGCGGCGGCGCTCCATCGGGCTGCCGCGGAGAAGGGCTTCCGTTTCGTCGACGCCCCCGTCTCGGGCGGCATCAGCGGGGCGAAGGCCGGCACGCTGACGTTCATGGTCGGCGGCGAGGAGGGGGCGGTGAAGGACGCCACCGCGTTCATCGAACCGATGGCGAAGAACGTCATCCCGACCGGTGGCGCGACCACCGGCCAGGCGGCGAAGATCTGCAACAACCTCATGCTGCTCATCAACCTCGCGAGCACGGCCGAAGGTGCTGTGCTCGCCGACCGGCTGGGACTGGACAAGCAGGTGTTCTGGGACATCGCCTCGGTGTCCTCCGGCGACAGCTGGGCGCTGCGGACCTGGTACCCGATGCCCGGCGTCGTGGAGACTGCGGCCTCGAACAACGACTTCGCGCCGACCTTCACCACCGAACTGGCGAACAAGGACATCGGGCTCGCGCTGGCCGCCGCCCGTGACACCGATACCCCGCTCGAGATCGGCGAGCACGTGCAGCAGCTCTTCCAGCGCCTCATCGACCAGGGCGAGGGCGGCAAGGACTGCTCCATGATCATCAAGCTCGTCGACGGCTCGCTCTGA
- a CDS encoding LacI family transcriptional regulator — MASEHPSSSAPTISDVAAEAGVGRATAARTLGGYGSVSAVARQRVLAAAERLGYRSNILARSMTTGVTNSLGIVVADIGNTFFSGLIRGASDEASARNLDVIVISTYEDLAAERHAVGVLLDKQVDGIVVSSAAVGAPEAEHLTEATRRGTPVVLIDRLIPGLHLDAVVVDNRAEARRVTRTLIEAGHRRIGFLWGPTSDAAIDTLDDLLTVNTRSLWSDAERLRGYLDALQDAGLPYSPALVTTGAKTETAAAEAASAMLRSADPPTAIFATEAEALIGALHAVQDLGLSYPGDVSLVGFDDTSWATVMQPPLTMIAQPVDEMGRLAVEQVVSRIGAPEYEPRLHMLPAELMLRSSIGPAQAVPAGQAQAAPAGQA; from the coding sequence ATGGCGTCCGAGCATCCTTCCAGCAGCGCCCCCACCATCTCCGACGTCGCGGCGGAAGCGGGCGTCGGCCGGGCGACGGCGGCACGGACCCTCGGCGGCTACGGCTCGGTCAGCGCCGTCGCCCGTCAACGCGTCCTCGCCGCGGCCGAGCGCCTCGGGTACCGGTCGAACATCCTTGCGCGGAGCATGACCACGGGGGTCACCAATTCGCTCGGCATCGTCGTCGCGGATATCGGGAACACGTTCTTCTCCGGCCTGATCCGCGGGGCCTCGGATGAGGCGAGCGCACGGAACCTCGACGTCATCGTCATCAGCACCTATGAGGACCTGGCGGCCGAGCGCCACGCCGTCGGCGTGCTCCTCGACAAGCAGGTGGACGGCATCGTGGTGTCCTCGGCCGCTGTCGGCGCACCCGAGGCGGAGCACCTCACCGAGGCGACCCGGCGCGGGACGCCGGTGGTCCTGATCGACCGCCTGATCCCGGGCCTGCACCTCGACGCCGTCGTCGTCGACAACCGGGCCGAGGCACGGCGCGTGACGAGGACGCTCATCGAGGCCGGTCACCGGCGCATCGGTTTCCTGTGGGGTCCCACCTCCGATGCCGCGATCGACACCCTGGACGATCTCCTGACGGTCAACACGCGCAGCCTGTGGAGCGATGCCGAGCGGCTGCGCGGATACCTCGACGCCCTGCAGGATGCAGGGCTCCCCTACTCGCCGGCGCTCGTCACTACCGGGGCGAAGACCGAGACCGCCGCGGCGGAAGCCGCCTCCGCGATGCTCCGGTCCGCCGATCCTCCCACCGCGATCTTCGCGACGGAGGCGGAGGCCCTCATCGGCGCGCTCCATGCGGTGCAGGACCTCGGTCTCTCCTACCCCGGGGACGTCTCGCTGGTGGGTTTCGACGACACGAGCTGGGCGACGGTCATGCAGCCGCCGCTCACCATGATCGCCCAGCCCGTCGACGAGATGGGGCGCCTGGCGGTGGAGCAGGTCGTATCGCGCATCGGTGCGCCGGAGTACGAGCCGCGGCTGCACATGCTCCCGGCCGAGCTCATGCTCCGCTCCTCCATCGGACCGGCGCAGGCCGTGCCGGCAGGGCAGGCACAGGCGGCACCGGCGGGACAGGCCTGA
- a CDS encoding MFS transporter, with protein sequence MSSTQHTPPQRQEPDVEQSGLKKVVVASMAGTVVEWYEFFLYAAAATLVFATVFFPSADSELDAIIAGFLTYAVGFVARPIGGIVFGHFGDKYGRKQLLQVSIVLVGVSTFLMGCLPTFDQVGYWAPGLLVVLRFIQGFAVGGEWGGAVLLVAEHSPSRSRGFWASWPQSAVPMGNLLATGVLFGLSAVLDEASFLGWGWRVAFWLSAVIVIVGYYIRTKVNDAPIFLEARKEVVEEAKGYGVIEVFRRYPRGVFTAMGLRFAENILYYLVVTFSITYLSTVVGEDRTRILLLLLVAHFLHFCAVPIVGRYSDKLGRKPVYLAGAVLGATWGFFAFPMMDTGNDLIILAAVTIGLFFHALMYAGQPAIMAEMFPTRMRYSGVSLGYQVTSIVAGSLAPIIATSLLRDYGSSTPVAIYLLLACCVTVVAVLLLRETRGISLLDVDEADARGTADLLAAKK encoded by the coding sequence ATGAGTTCAACGCAGCACACACCCCCGCAGCGGCAGGAGCCCGACGTCGAACAGTCGGGCCTGAAGAAGGTCGTCGTCGCATCGATGGCCGGGACTGTCGTCGAGTGGTACGAGTTCTTCCTCTACGCGGCGGCGGCGACGCTCGTCTTCGCCACCGTCTTCTTCCCCAGCGCCGACTCGGAGCTCGACGCGATCATCGCCGGGTTCCTGACCTACGCCGTGGGCTTCGTGGCACGACCCATCGGCGGGATCGTGTTCGGCCACTTCGGTGACAAATACGGGCGCAAGCAGCTGCTGCAGGTGAGCATCGTCCTCGTGGGCGTCTCGACGTTCCTCATGGGGTGCCTGCCCACCTTCGACCAGGTGGGGTACTGGGCTCCGGGACTCCTCGTGGTGCTCCGCTTCATCCAGGGCTTCGCCGTCGGCGGCGAGTGGGGCGGCGCCGTCCTCCTCGTGGCCGAGCACAGCCCGAGCCGCAGCCGCGGCTTCTGGGCCAGCTGGCCGCAGTCGGCCGTTCCCATGGGCAACCTCCTCGCGACCGGTGTGCTCTTCGGCCTCTCGGCGGTCCTCGACGAGGCGTCCTTCCTCGGCTGGGGCTGGCGCGTGGCGTTCTGGCTCTCCGCCGTGATCGTGATCGTCGGCTACTACATCCGCACCAAGGTCAACGACGCCCCGATCTTCCTCGAGGCCCGCAAGGAGGTCGTGGAGGAGGCCAAGGGCTACGGCGTGATCGAGGTCTTTCGGCGCTACCCCCGCGGCGTCTTCACCGCCATGGGCCTGCGCTTCGCCGAGAACATCCTGTACTACCTCGTGGTCACGTTCAGCATCACCTACCTCAGCACCGTGGTGGGGGAGGACCGCACGCGGATCCTGCTGCTGCTCCTCGTGGCGCACTTCCTGCACTTCTGCGCCGTGCCGATCGTCGGCCGCTACTCCGACAAGTTGGGACGCAAGCCGGTCTACCTCGCCGGTGCCGTGCTCGGTGCCACCTGGGGCTTCTTCGCCTTCCCCATGATGGACACCGGCAACGACCTCATCATCCTCGCGGCCGTCACCATCGGACTGTTCTTCCACGCCCTCATGTACGCGGGACAGCCGGCGATCATGGCCGAGATGTTCCCCACCCGCATGCGGTACTCGGGCGTCTCCCTCGGCTACCAGGTCACCTCGATCGTCGCCGGGTCACTTGCGCCGATCATCGCGACGAGCCTCCTGCGGGACTACGGCTCCTCGACCCCGGTCGCGATCTACCTGCTGCTCGCCTGCTGTGTCACCGTCGTCGCCGTGCTGCTGCTCCGTGAGACCCGCGGCATCTCGCTGCTCGACGTCGACGAGGCTGACGCCCGCGGCACGGCGGACCTGCTGGCCGCAAAGAAGTAG
- a CDS encoding sugar isomerase, giving the protein MLKFDEDQFLTRAQSFLALQPRIEEIVGGLSDVEAVFLIGSGGTYAAMWPYEHLLRRNTTVPVRSAIAAELVLSGDALLNERSVAVFASASGTTEDVIACIEFCRARGVRTIGFTGIAESPIAQAVDHALITEPDAWPFDLGLLLLTTRFLSERGEFAGYDKLVDQLQTVPQALVGVARQAEPLAEAFAERHRDTDFHFVVGSGNLWGHAYLYSMCILEEMQWLHTTRVHGAEFFHGSLELIEPDTSVLLFVGEDETRPLMERVVAFSEKYSQATTVLDTADYPLEGIDDEFRGLLGPLVMDTITSRISKHLEKQRDHSLDLRRYYRVVEY; this is encoded by the coding sequence ATGCTGAAGTTCGATGAGGACCAGTTCCTCACACGCGCACAGAGTTTCCTGGCCCTCCAGCCACGCATAGAAGAGATCGTCGGAGGCCTGTCCGACGTCGAAGCCGTCTTCCTCATCGGGTCGGGCGGAACCTATGCGGCCATGTGGCCCTACGAGCACCTCCTGCGCCGCAACACGACGGTTCCCGTCCGGTCTGCCATCGCCGCGGAACTCGTCCTCTCCGGCGACGCCCTCCTCAACGAGCGTTCCGTCGCCGTGTTCGCCTCCGCCTCGGGTACCACCGAGGACGTGATCGCGTGCATCGAGTTCTGCCGGGCCCGTGGCGTCCGCACCATCGGATTCACCGGCATCGCCGAGAGCCCCATCGCGCAGGCCGTGGACCACGCGCTGATCACCGAACCCGACGCCTGGCCGTTCGATCTCGGCCTGCTGCTCCTCACCACACGGTTCCTGTCGGAGCGCGGGGAGTTCGCCGGCTACGACAAGCTCGTCGACCAGCTTCAGACCGTACCCCAGGCGCTCGTGGGCGTGGCACGCCAGGCGGAGCCGCTGGCGGAGGCCTTCGCGGAACGGCACAGGGACACGGATTTCCATTTCGTGGTGGGCAGCGGCAACCTCTGGGGCCATGCCTACCTGTACTCCATGTGCATCCTCGAGGAGATGCAGTGGCTGCACACCACCCGGGTGCACGGTGCCGAGTTCTTCCACGGCTCCCTGGAGCTGATCGAGCCCGACACCAGCGTCCTGCTCTTCGTGGGCGAGGACGAGACCCGCCCGCTGATGGAGCGTGTCGTCGCATTCTCCGAGAAGTACTCGCAGGCCACCACGGTCCTCGATACCGCGGACTACCCGCTCGAAGGCATCGACGACGAATTCCGGGGACTGCTGGGTCCACTGGTGATGGACACGATCACCAGCCGGATCAGCAAGCACCTCGAGAAGCAGCGCGACCACTCGCTGGACCTGCGCCGGTACTACCGCGTCGTGGAGTACTGA
- a CDS encoding D-amino-acid oxidase, which produces MSTAKSPRRVAVLGGGILGVSTAVHLLREGASVVLVTEAEFASGASGRSLSWLNSAGERTTPYHQLRMCGIDRYRTLFASDPSRDWLRFDGGLHWADSGSDQDTVARHEYEQAHAYDSVLVSPGTVRDHTPGISGDAVGTVAIFNPGEGWVSLPHLIGFLLEEFTSRGGELVPNAGTARVRVDAGRATGIDTDGPGSFPADAVVVACGPQTPAVVAGLGVRIPDASPVSMLVTTAPVDHAVRAVLNTPRAAVRPNPGNTLALDHDWYEESITQDADGTYSIPEAVVHELADEAARLLEGGPQLSAASWKIGRKPIPGDGEPVFGELGSVPGCFVAFTHSGATLGLIAGELLAGEILSGRKHPMLETFRPGRFA; this is translated from the coding sequence ATGAGCACGGCGAAATCCCCTCGACGCGTCGCCGTCCTCGGCGGCGGCATCCTCGGGGTCTCGACGGCGGTCCATCTGCTGCGCGAGGGTGCGTCCGTCGTCCTCGTCACCGAGGCGGAGTTCGCGAGCGGAGCCTCGGGCAGGTCGCTGTCCTGGCTGAACAGTGCGGGGGAGCGGACGACGCCGTACCACCAGCTCCGGATGTGCGGGATCGACCGGTACCGGACGCTGTTCGCCTCGGACCCGTCCCGCGACTGGCTGCGGTTCGACGGCGGCCTGCACTGGGCGGACAGCGGCTCGGACCAGGACACCGTGGCACGCCATGAGTACGAGCAGGCGCACGCCTACGACTCGGTCCTGGTGTCGCCGGGAACGGTGCGCGACCACACCCCGGGCATCAGCGGGGACGCCGTGGGAACCGTGGCGATCTTCAATCCGGGTGAGGGCTGGGTGAGCCTGCCGCACCTGATCGGGTTCCTGCTGGAGGAGTTCACGTCCCGGGGCGGCGAGCTCGTTCCGAATGCCGGAACCGCACGCGTCCGGGTCGATGCCGGGCGGGCCACCGGCATCGACACGGACGGGCCGGGGTCCTTCCCGGCGGACGCCGTCGTCGTGGCCTGCGGACCGCAGACGCCCGCCGTCGTCGCCGGACTCGGCGTCCGGATCCCCGACGCCTCACCGGTGTCGATGCTCGTGACCACCGCCCCCGTGGACCACGCGGTGCGGGCGGTCCTGAACACCCCGCGGGCTGCCGTGCGGCCGAATCCGGGCAACACACTCGCGCTCGACCACGACTGGTACGAGGAGAGCATCACGCAGGACGCCGACGGGACCTACTCGATCCCGGAGGCGGTCGTCCACGAGCTCGCCGACGAGGCCGCCCGACTCCTGGAGGGCGGGCCGCAGCTCTCCGCGGCGTCCTGGAAGATCGGCCGCAAGCCCATCCCGGGCGACGGGGAACCCGTGTTCGGGGAGCTCGGGTCCGTCCCCGGCTGCTTCGTCGCCTTCACCCATTCCGGGGCGACGCTCGGGCTCATCGCGGGCGAACTGCTGGCGGGCGAGATCCTGAGCGGGCGGAAGCACCCGATGCTGGAGACGTTCCGGCCCGGCCGTTTCGCCTGA